The genomic interval CCTCGTACCACTTCAGCTGTGCCCGCTCCTCGGTCAGCCGCAGTCCGACCGCGGGCAGGACGCCCGCCGCCGAGCCGAGGACCACGCCCATCGCGGCAACCACTCCGCACTGGAAACCGCTCAGTGTCCTGCGCACCCGCGGAGGTGCGCCGACCGCCGCGAGGGTCTTCAGGTCGGGCTCGGCGTCGGTCTGGGCGAGGCCCGTCGCGATGCCGGCCGCGCCGATGGTGACCAGTCCGGCGAAGACGGTGAGGGCCAGCAGGACGATGCTGTTTTCGCTGGTGTAGCCCTTTTCGAGGTACAGACCGCCCTCGGCGCCCAGCGCGTCGAGCGCCCCGTCGAGCTCCTGGCGCTGCGTGTCGCTCGGCAGCTTGTCGGTCGAGAAGTACGCACCGTACGGGGCGGTGGTGAGTCCGGCGGCCTTCGCGGCCTCGCGGGGCAGGATGACCTTCACGCCGTACGCCTTGACCGATGCGGCGGTCTGGTGGACGGCGAACGACTTGACCGCGCCTGGTGCGTCCTTGCCGTCCTGGGCGAGGAGATCCGCCTTCTCGACGTCGGTGATCACCTTGATGCCGATCTTCCCCTTCACGACATTGCGCCGGTCGAAGGAGACGGCCTTGCCGCTCTTGAGGGCATTGACGGCCCCCGGATCGTCGATGGCGAGGACCGCGAGCAGCTTCTCGTCGGCGATGAGGGTGTCCTGCTCGGCGTAGTGCCCGGTCTCCTCGCAGCGCCAGTCCTTGGCCAGCTTGCGGCGCTCCGCCGCCGAGAAGTCGTCCATGCCGGTCGACGTCCACAGGGGGCAGCGGTTGGCCTTGGGCGTGAAGATCTCGTACCGCCCGCAGCTCTTTCTGCTGCTGTACGGCTCGCAGTTGGCGTCGCCCACGACGATCCTGTCCACATCGGCGCGTACGTCGACGGGAAAGTGTTTCTGGACGGCCGCGCGCACGGCCGGGACATCGCGGCCGCCGCCCTCGGTGTTCAGGATGGTCACCGCCCCGTGCGGCAGCGCCGCCTGGTACTCGGTGCGCCGCTGGAGATCGTCGCTCGCGGCGTACGTCGCCACCGCGACCGTGCCCGCGACGGCGGCCAGCACCGCGGCGACGGCGGGGGCCGTACGGCCCCGGTTGCGTACGGCGTCGCGCAGGGCGAGGCGCGGGGACAGCGGCAGATGGCCGCCCAGCCGGCCGAAGAGGCCGACCAGCGCGGGGGTGAGCGCGACGACGCCCAGTTCGGCGAGGGCGCTGCCGCCCGCGACGATGGTGACGCTGTCGGTGGCCGTGGCTCCGTACAGGACGATGGCGACGCCCAGGCCGGTGGCGATCAGGCCGATGACGGGCAGGACGCGGCTGGAGCGGCGTACACCACGACGGCCGGTCAGCGAGGCCAGCACGGTCTGCCGGGACGAGGTGAT from Streptomyces spiramyceticus carries:
- a CDS encoding ABC transporter permease, with product MNRWYNSWVAAVRIARRDAWRFKGRSSLVLAMIALPILGVSAADLTLRSAELSTEQQLERQLGAADARMTDPGMGGEPIYQAPDGINNAPVKDFEDQVWPSGSGDIPAAIPAGAKTLKDSNGSGKLRTEHGLLNTTIRELDANNPMARGIMTLDQGRFPEKAGEVAATTHFLESSGLKVGSTLAARGLDTEFRIVGAYELPDSLKADEVNALPGTFLAPLDKALKADGLNGTETSTTYLVSVGGDGFTWNMVKKANTRGIAVVSRTVALNPPADSEVPLYELEGWGDYEESAASKAAALAAVGTVVGLAMLEICLLAGPAFAVGARRSRRQLGLVGANGGDRRHIRAIVLSGGLVIGVAAAVVGTLLGVVLTFALRPLLEDYMGKRFGSFDIRPLELLGIGLLAVLTGLLAAIVPAITSSRQTVLASLTGRRGVRRSSRVLPVIGLIATGLGVAIVLYGATATDSVTIVAGGSALAELGVVALTPALVGLFGRLGGHLPLSPRLALRDAVRNRGRTAPAVAAVLAAVAGTVAVATYAASDDLQRRTEYQAALPHGAVTILNTEGGGRDVPAVRAAVQKHFPVDVRADVDRIVVGDANCEPYSSRKSCGRYEIFTPKANRCPLWTSTGMDDFSAAERRKLAKDWRCEETGHYAEQDTLIADEKLLAVLAIDDPGAVNALKSGKAVSFDRRNVVKGKIGIKVITDVEKADLLAQDGKDAPGAVKSFAVHQTAASVKAYGVKVILPREAAKAAGLTTAPYGAYFSTDKLPSDTQRQELDGALDALGAEGGLYLEKGYTSENSIVLLALTVFAGLVTIGAAGIATGLAQTDAEPDLKTLAAVGAPPRVRRTLSGFQCGVVAAMGVVLGSAAGVLPAVGLRLTEERAQLKWYEEALDQGIGVRDLPYVPIVIPWETLAALLVAVPVGAALLAALVTRSRTAVARRAAG